A genomic segment from Scomber japonicus isolate fScoJap1 chromosome 11, fScoJap1.pri, whole genome shotgun sequence encodes:
- the hpxa gene encoding hemopexin: MKLLAHILCLCLALALAYSQEEHASAVLDRCEGLEMDAVAVNEEGNPYFFKGDHLFKGFHGLAELSNGSFAELDDHHHLGHVDAAFRMHYEDSQADHDHMFFFLDTKVFSYYKHKLEDGYPKDISEVFPGIPDHLDAAVECPKPECDEDSVIFFKGDDIYHYNVRTKAVDEKEFESMPNCTSAFRFTEHYYCFHGHHFSKFDPKTGEVHGRYPKEARDYFMRCSKFGEGADHGERERCSRVHLDAVTSDDAGNMYAFRGHHFIRKDEGSDVVKGDTIESAFKELHSEVDAVFSYQDHLYMIKDDEIFVYKVGEPHTHLEGFPKPVKEELGVEGPIDAAFICGDHHIAHIIKGNHVFDVDMKATPHTASNEREIAVFDKIDAAMCGPAGVKVIKGNHFYHFESPLVMVAARALPEQHKVSLELFGCDH, encoded by the exons ATGAAGCTGCTCGCACACATCCTGTGCCTCTGCCTGGCTCTGGCATTGGCTTACTC GCAGGAGGAACATGCATCAG CTGTGCTCGACCGCTGTGAAGGCCTCGAGATGGATGCTGTCGCTGTGAACGAGGAGGGAAACCCATACTTCTTCAAGG GTGACCATCTGTTCAAGGGCTTCCATGGCTTGGCAGAGCTGTCCAATGGGTCCTTTGCTGAGTTGGATGATCATCACCATCTGGGGCACGTGGACGCTGCTTTCCGCATGCACTATGAGGACAGCCAGGCTGACCATGATCAcatgttcttcttcttg GACACCAAGGTGTTCAGCTATTACAAACACAAGCTGGAGGATGGCTACCCCAAGGACATCTCTGAAGTCTTCCCTGGAATCCCAGACCACCTCGATGCTGCTGTGGAGTGTCCCAAACCAGAGTGTGATGAAGACTCTGTCATCTTCTTCAAGG GGGACGACATCTACCACTACAATGTCAGAACCAAGGCTGTAGATGAGAAGGAGTTCGAGTCCATGCCAAACTGCACATCTGCTTTCCGCTTCACTGAACACTATTACTGCTTCCATGGACACCATTTCTCCAAGTTTGACCCAAAGACTGGTGAGGTGCACGGCAGATACCCCAAGGAAGCACGTGACTACTTCATGAGATGCTCCAAGTTCG GTGAAGGAGCTGACCACGGGGAGAGGGAGCGCTGTAGCCGTGTTCACCTGGATGCCGTCACATCTGATGACGCTGGAAACATGTATGCCTTCAGAG GCCATCATTTCATCCGTAAAGATGAGGGCAGTGACGTCGTGAAGGGTGACACCATCGAGAGCGCCTTCAAGGAGCTGCACAGTGAGGTGGATGCTGTTTTCTCCTATCAGGATCACCTTTACATGATTAAG gaTGATGAGATCTTCGTTTACAAAGTTGGCGAGCCCCACACTCATCTGGAGGGATTCCCCAAGCCTGTGAAGGAGGAGCTGGGCGTTGAAGGTCCAATTGACGCCGCATTTATCTGTGGAGATCATCACATTGCACACATCATCAAAG GCAACCATGTCTTTGATGTGGATATGAAGGCCACCCCCCACACTGCAAGCAATGAACGTGAAATTGCCGTCTTCGATAAGATCGATGCTGCCATGTGTGGTCCTGCTGGAGTTAAGGTGATCAAAGGCAACCACTTCTATCATTTTGAGAGCCCCCTTGTGATGGTTGCTGCCAGGGCCCTGCCTGAGCAGCACAAAGTATCCCTGGAGCTGTTCGGCTGTGACCACTAA
- the ankrd50l gene encoding ankyrin repeat domain-containing protein 50, whose product MSQDQESMSSSGLGSSSSLLQGRRFYCREWALDKLRRCLDARSMLGQMPGLLVIGGPGTGKTALCTEVVWPTSKAGMEVGLAPRCLAYHFCQREDQRSTVLWRFVLGLVEQLRASPNLPSGYKEILNSPSVSSALEPLACQRDPDDTFKRSVLGPLLDLPPPAQSLMLVVDSLDVGYGMGEGGRKSGSIAELLAANQHLLPGWLLLVCSVRRHNKAICKMFSGFRKLCLDDLRKPPPVRDVQQYILCRLDKEAALRRQLTPDTADMLNLLHIKSGGCFLFLERVLDGVAAALVGLREIRDIPGTLNGLYLWLCQRLFPRGLFIYVKPLLNVLLAAPTPLTPKQLFTAAWTHDTTLSIVDFQNKLRTLSPLLIDGPGGSKLLFHASFAEWLTDVKYCTQKYLCSRAEGHSMLAMALTLQGPHLDIEDTCQLATHLVCSGHHKDNPSLLALWMLWAGVPDLTPSCSSALSTSLTQPPVLVSQDVLQLLMRTGLITPACFPNAHSSVGVLCIGEEGTNVKQASEREGSVKKLLDSGVSLNPFGSTDGQTLLASAAHEGSVNVVELLLTQGSDPLISDHQGQTPLTLASRQGLVKVLSVLLEWAKNQEPEKAAGMMEHVDNEGWTALRSAAWGGHSEAVRLLLDAGADVDGCDGEGRTALRAAAWGGHEETVLTLLDYGAQVDKADSKGRTPLIAAAYMGHHEAVEILLDHNADVNLADGDGRTALSVAALCVPTAAGVKGYGEVACLLLERGADPGHRDHDGMTPLLLAAYEGHDDIVELLLEAGADVDETAGPDGSAPAAAAVTPLLAAAAMGHMQTVSRLLFWGAAVDAIDCEGRTALCLAAARGSTEVVRALLDRGLDENHKDDLGWTPLHAAACEGHRAVCAALTERGSMARVGELDIEGRTPLILAAQEGHWSTVRLLLDRRSPIDHRAYDGHSALSAALLESHAEVAELLMRRGADTDVRDAEGRPLLYILVLENHLEMAILLIEKGGVPLESRDSEGRTAIHVASWQGCVEMVELLLKHGANPNAQDAEGRPPLHSVAWNGHGEVGRRLLGANGVNIDLACHQGATALSIAAQVGHANIVAMLLERGANPNHMDKYGRSPVKVAGKHRHSNIVRLLESYGAKPYLGMLPHSSTISPAKPNKIPSLGISDSNGDEVAAATSSSSISSPGSTAERFHSIQSSQTSSTCHSLATVQTVPADSLSFIQQIQQHSLPRSRSRPSTLPPPGSSGMGSLHGSSQRHRKGSPPPTVCTVTAMVHNCELPQKGSSSGLEYHDKINKQNLITADRTAYTGGKWHSVMASLGIMPGQDNPAVGAKSRENPPVGYPYRLQSPLQGDAWDSLPHKNILSPSCYSFAPVPPCSALPEDVMVTMTTTDPQLNLKQAIKLQFEGPTSSALYKRETPL is encoded by the exons ATGTCACAAGACCAGGAATCAATGAGCAGCAGTGGACTTGGCAGCAGCTCCAGCTTGCTTCAGGGCCGGCGTTTCTACTGTCGGGAATGGGCCCTGGACAAGCTGCGGCGTTGCCTGGACGCTCGCTCCATGCTGGGCCAGATGCCTGGGCTGCTGGTGATAGGGGGTCCCGGCACTGGCAAGACCGCCCTGTGCACCGAAGTGGTGTGGCCCACTTCGAAGGCAGGGATGGAAGTCGGGCTGGCACCTCGCTGCCTGGCATATCACTTCTGCCAGAGGGAAGACCAAAGGAGTACGGTCTTGTGGAGGTTTGTCCTGGGCCTGGTGGAGCAGCTTAGGGCCTCACCAAACCTCCCTTCAGGATACAAAGAGATCCTCAACAGCCCATCTGTATCTTCAGCTCTGGAACCTCTCGCCTGTCAAAGAGACCCTGATGACACCTTCAAGAG GTCAGTGCTGGGACCCCTGTTGGACCTTCCTCCCCCAGCCCAGTCACTGATGCTGGTGGTGGACTCCCTGGATGTAGGCTATGGGATGGGcgaaggaggcaggaagagcGGCTCCATCGCAGAGCTCCTGGCTGCTAATCAACACCTGCTGCCTGGCTGGCTGCTGTTGGTCTGCTCTGTTCGCCGCCACAACAAGGCCATCTGCAAAATGTTCTCAG GTTTTCGTAAGCTCTGCCTGGATGATCTTCGGAAGCCCCCACCGGTCCGTGACGTGCAGCAGTACATCCTCTGCCGGCTTGACAAAGAAGCAGCTCTTCGCCGTCAGCTCACCCCCGACACTGCTGACATGCTGAATCTGCTGCACATCAAGAGTGGCGGCTGCTTTCTTTTCCTTGAGCGTGTGTTGGACGGCGTGGCGGCTGCCCTAGTGGGTCTGAGGGAGATCCGGGACATCCCAGGGACTCTCAATGGCCTCTACCTTTGGCTGTGCCAGAGACTCTTCCCCCGTGGGCTCTTCATCTACGTAAAGCCACTCCTTAATGTACTCTTAGCTGCCCCGACGCCTCTCACGCCCAAGCAGTTGTTCACAGCAGCCTGGACTCATGACACCACCCTCAGCATCGTGGACTTCCAGAACAAGCTCCGAACCCTCTCTCCACTCCTGATTGATGGCCCTGGGGGCAGCAAACTACTTTTTCACGCCAGCTTTGCTGAGTGGCTGACAGATGTCAAATACTGTACACAGAAGTACCTGTGTAGCAGAGCAGAGGGTCATAGCATGCTTGCCATGGCTCTGACTCTGCAGGGACCTCACCTGGACATTGAGGACACTTGTCAGCTAGCCACACATTTAGTTTGCTCAGGTCACCATaaagataatccttcattattGGCACTATGGATGCTGTGGGCAGGTGTGCCTGATCTTACACCTAGCTGCAGCAGTGCCCTAAGTACATCCTTAACTCAGCCTCCTGTTCTTGTCAGTCAGGATGTCCTCCAGCTGTTAATGAGGACTGGGCTCATCACTCCAGCCTGTTTTCCAAATGCACACTCAAGTGTTGGAGTGCTTTGTATAGGTGAAGAGGGAACTAATGTAAAACAGGCATCTGAGAGGGAGGGGTCTGTAAAGAAACTGCTGGACAGTGGAGTGTCTTTAAACCCGTTTGGATCTACAGATGGACAGACTTTGTTGGCCAGCGCAGCCCATGAGGGTTCTGTAAATGTAGTAGAACTTCTCCTGACACAAGGATCTGATCCATTGATCAGTGATCATCAGGGTCAAACACCACTGACCTTGGCTTCCAGGCAGGGTCTTGTAAAAGTGTTGTCTGTGCTCCTGGAATGGGCCAAGAACCAGGAGCCAGAAAAAGCAGCCGGGATGATGGAGCATGTCGACAATGAAGGCTGGACAGCACTGCGCTCTGCAGCTTGGGGAGGTCACAGCGAGGCAGTCAGGCTTCTGCTGGATGCAGGGGCAGATGTGGATGGATGTGACGGTGAGGGTCGAACTGCTCTCAGAGCTGCAGCCTGGGGGGGGCATGAGGAAACAGTCCTGACCCTGCTGGACTATGGTGCACAGGTTGACAAAGCTGACAGCAAAGGCCGCACGCCGCTTATTGCTGCTGCTTATATGGGACATCATGAAGCTGTGGAGATATTGCTGGACCACAATGCAGATGTTAACTTAGCTGATGGAGATGGGCGCACTGCTCTGTCAGTTGCTGCCCTCTGTGTccctacagcagcaggggtcaAAGGTTATGGGGAAGTAGCATGCCTGTTGCTGGAGCGTGGAGCAGATCCTGGACACAGAGACCATGATGGAATGACACCACTGCTCCTTGCAGCCTATGAGGGTCATGACGACATCGTTGAACTTCTGTTAGAAGCTGGTGCTGACGTAGATGAGACAGCTGGCCCTGACGGCAGTgcccctgctgcagctgctgttacTCCCCTGCTGGCTGCTGCAGCAATGGGCCACATGCAGACGGTGTCACGGCTGCTTTTCTGGGGAGCAGCTGTGGACGCCATTGATTGCGAAGGCAGGACAGCACTGTGCCTGGCAGCGGCAAGGGGCAGTACTGAGGTTGTCCGCGCCCTCCTGGACCGAGGCCTGGATGAGAACCACAAGGATGACCTTGGCTGGACACCACTGCATGCTGCTGCCTGCGAAGGCCATCGAGCTGTGTGTGCTGCTTTGACAGAACGAGGCAGCATGGCACGTGTTGGCGAGCTGGACATTGAAGGACGTACTCCTCTTATATTGGCTGCCCAAGAAGGTCACTGGAGCACTGTCAGGCTGCTGTTGGACAGACGTTCACCTATAGACCATAGGGCTTACGATGGACATTCTGCCTTGAGTGCAGCACTTCTGGAGAGCCATGCTGAGGTGGCAGAGCTGCTTATGAGGCGAGGAGCTGACACTGATGTCCGGGACGCTGAGGGACGGCCTTTACTCTACATCCTGGTCTTGGAGAATCATCTTGAAATGGCTATCCTCCTCATTGAGAAAGGGGGGGTGCCTCTAGAGTCCCGAGATTCTGAAGGCCGTACAGCGATACATGTGGCCTCCTGGCAGGGGTGTGTGGAGATGGTAGAGCTACTTTTGAAGCATGGAGCAAACCCCAATGCACAGGATGCAGAGGGGAGACCCCCACTGCATTCAGTGGCTTGGAACGGACATGGTGAAGTGGGGCGTCGTCTCCTGGGAGCCAATGGAGTCAATATAGACCTTGCttgccaccagggggcaacggCTCTGAGCATTGCCGCCCAGGTGGGACATGCTAACATCGTTGCAATGCTTCTGGAGAGAGGTGCAAATCCCAACCACATGGATAAATATGGCCGTAGTCCTGTCAAAGTGGCAGGGAAACACAGGCACTCCAATATTGTCAGGCTTTTGGAGAGCTACGGAGCCAAGCCATACTTAGGCATGCTGCCTCACTCCAGTACTATCTCCCCTGCAAAACCCAATAAGATCCCATCCTTAGGCATCTCAGATAGTAATGGAGATGAAGTCGCAGCTgctacctcctcctcttcaatATCTTCTCCCGGCTCCACTGCAGAAAGATTTCACTCCATTCAGAGCTCCCAGACGTCATCGACCTGCCACTCGCTTGCCACGGTGCAGACGGTTCCAGCTGACAGCCTCAGCTTCATCCAGCAGATCCAACAGCACTCCCTGCCCCGCAGCCGTAGCCGTCCCTCTACCCTCCCTCCTCCGGGGAGCTCAGGTATGGGTAGCCTCCATGGAAGCAGCCAGAGGCATCGCAAAGGCAGCCCTCCCCCTACTGTTTGCACAGTCACTGCCATGGTGCACAACTGTGAACTGCCTCAGAAAGGCTCCTCATCTGGACTTGAATATCAcgacaaaataaacaaacaaaacttaaTAACAGCAGACAGGACTGCTTACACAGGTGGTAAATGGCACTCAGTCATGGCTTCTTTGGGGATAATGCCTGGGCAAGACAACCCTGCTGTAGGTGCTAAAAGCAGAGAGAATCCTCCTGTTGGCTACCCATATAGGTTACAGAGCCCGCTTCAAGGGGATGCTTGGGATTCTCTACCCCATAAGAACATTCTGTCACCTTCTTGCTACAGTTTTGCGCCAGTCCCACCTTGTAGTGCCTTGCCAGAGGATGTTAtggtcaccatgacaaccacaGACCCCCAGCTTAATCTTAAACAGGCCATCAAACTGCAATTTGAAGGTCCCACCAGTTCAGCCTTATACAAAAGAGAGACACCCCTGTGA